The following coding sequences are from one Haliotis asinina isolate JCU_RB_2024 chromosome 3, JCU_Hal_asi_v2, whole genome shotgun sequence window:
- the LOC137278528 gene encoding MFS-type transporter SLC18B1-like: MLHLVIYSLLAKAWHAVGLVSNCCLFISLEYLAMAMEDKPGLTSSKTAKKKLLLVVIATSNFCVLCCVSLIAPFYAIEAAKKDVGETVTGIIYGSSEFVIFLTSPIIGYLLSKFSPRSFYIAGLWMFGVCEVLFGWMNRLPAGPLFVVPCLVLRTVEALGTAAVLTSSFAIVGQTFQETVVSVYGILETVISLGFMAGPAIGGGLYQLGGYGVPFWALGTCTVLFGCVSYALLPTLDHMQSTKNSSLPLLRSPEVWFGICSISVALFATVLMHPVYAKHLGQFNLTQSEIGFAFVACPSAFSVASVTWGYLLENCASAVPVLVAGMTCGAIVYLFLGPAPFICVSNTLWLSVLTVGLVGFCSAPIVVGSIKYIFEQASRLGYSESNATLGMISGTIHAANYLGTFIGPLVGGVLTEHFGFAWAMTSCVPVLMLPLLLFGPLLIFRSRNLPTQPAPSNKNYTTIEGLNTANSDIR; the protein is encoded by the exons ATGTTGCACCTTGTCATTTATTCGCTGCTGGCAAAAGCGTGGCACGCCGTAGGTTTGGTCAGTAACTGctgtttatttatttctctGGAGTACCTAGCAATGGCAATGGAAGATAAACCTGGACTAACCAGTAGCAAAACGGCAAAGAAAAAGCTTCTTTTGGTAGTGATTGCTACGTCGAATTTCTGTGTCCTGTGCTGTGTGTCCCTTATTGCCCCGTTCTACGCAATAGAG GCAGCCAAAAAGGACGTGGGTGAAACTGTCACGGGGATAATCTATGGCAGCTCTGAATTTGTCATTTTTCTGACTTCGCCTATTATTGGATACCTG CTGTCCAAGTTCAGTCCACGCTCCTTCTACATTGCTGGTCTCTGGATGTTTGGTGTTTGTGAAGTACTGTTCGG ATGGATGAACCGGCTTCCTGCAGGTCCCTTGTTTGTGGTTCCTTGTCTAGTTCTCAGAACAGTAGAAGCCTTGGGAACAGCAGCAGTTCTGACATCGAGTTTTGCAATTGTTGGACAAACGTTTCAGGAAACTGTCGTCTCTGTATAT GGAATACTGGAGACGGTGATTAGCCTGGGGTTTATGGCTGGACCGGCAATTGGAGGAGGACTCTATCAG TTAGGAGGTTATGGAGTTCCCTTCTGGGCCCTTGGAACATGTACAGTTCTCTTTGGATGTGTCTCCTACGCACTTCTCCCTACTCTGGACC ACATGCAGTCAACGAAGAACTCAAGTTTACCGCTTCTACGTTCCCCCGAAGTTTGGTTTGGTATATGCAGTATATCTGTggctctctttgccactgttCTCATGCATCCCGTGTATGCGAAGCACCTTGGGCAG ttcaACCTTACCCAGAGTGAGATTGGCTTTGCTTTTGTGGCATGCCCGAGTGCCTTTTCAGTCGCGTCAGTGACCTGGGGATACCTTCTGGAAAATTGT GCATCTGCCGTTCCAGTGTTAGTTGCTGGTATGACTTGTGGAGCAATTGTCTATTTGTTTCTTGGACCAGCTCCCTTCATCTGTGTATCAAA CACATTGTGGTTAAGCGTACTGACTGTAGGGCTGGTTGGATTCTGTTCGGCTCCAATCGTTGTCGGttccatcaaatacatcttcGAACAAGCAAG CCGACTAGGATACAGTGAAAGCAATGCCACTCTCGGTATGATTTCGGGCACCATTCATGCCGCTAACTACCTAGG AACTTTTATTGGGCCTCTAGTCGGCGGTGTTCTAACGGAACACTTCGGGTTCGCTTGGGCAATGACATCTTGTGTTCCTGTACTCATGCTTCCG TTGCTCTTGTTTGGACCATTGCTGATCTTCAGAAGTAGGAATCTGCCCACACAACCAGCTCCATCTAACAAGAATTACACAACAATAGAAGGTCTAAACACAGCGAACAGTGACATCCGATGA